A region of Toxorhynchites rutilus septentrionalis strain SRP chromosome 1, ASM2978413v1, whole genome shotgun sequence DNA encodes the following proteins:
- the LOC129762213 gene encoding monocarboxylate transporter 12 → MGEESIECNEGKLINKNGGYSPVKQSNDYDLIRSDSQKKIVKIQLDKSDSSIKMAPSQYHHASSNGKVDEKLLVPTSNGTAGAAKDNHVIVGDELEDDDDYELVPPDGGWGWLVLAGSMLVNILVPGTIKSFGVLFVEFLEAFQASPSSAAWIPALCYFLYSSLGPLSSILSVKYSYRTVTIIGGTFAAAGMIITYWATSINFLYVSYGVLVGTGAGLSFPPTVYIVTSYFVKLRGLANGLCISGSALGSIILPPVLRYLLVTFGYRGACLIMGGITLNVWIAAIFYQPVEKHMKRVKKVKETDQQVGDDTILEESETNDELEVDQTQDRSAIKPKFMISGDDTPVATPTMEHKSPDIFRFNPKNGLIDGFSRSVSAAAVPYHKEDVTNRQRKISATIKEDHRNLTFSSQLNDSQGSHFRLHRLNSMRSGQRLPKRSPSTSSFQYISTPYHGSTLSTHQPKEFASHLSLRSIADSFKPSKQTGDKSDENSGCKKYFDLSLLTDPSYLVILISNSTNAIGYTNFIILLPSYALSLGFDKSLGAYLLSIVSTLDLVGRIGGSALSDTNLIPRTWYFVGGLSVSGLALALLPLVNSYSMVSVFCALFGLASGTYVGITAVLMADMLGTERLTSSYGISLFVNGILQLIGPPICGVIFENIGNYRSLFTALGLILLGGSSLWGFMPLIQRNKRRKAQKAATLQQEAEKSLIA, encoded by the coding sequence TCAAAATTCAACTCGACAAATCTGACAGCAGCATCAAAATGGCCCCATCCCAGTACCACCATGCCAGTAGCAACGGGAAGGTAGACGAGAAACTCCTCGTCCCGACGAGTAACGGCACAGCAGGCGCAGCAAAAGATAATCACGTCATCGTGGGAGATGAACTAGAGGACGATGATGATTACGAGCTGGTACCACCGGATGGTGGTTGGGGCTGGCTGGTACTGGCCGGATCAATGTTAGTTAACATTCTTGTACCTGGCACAATCAAAAGTTTCGGCGTGCTGTTCGTTGAATTTCTAGAAGCATTCCAGGCGTCCCCCTCGTCTGCCGCATGGATTCCGGCTCTATGCTATTTCCTGTACAGTTCCCTCGGACCTCTATCAAGTATACTCTCGGTGAAGTATAGCTACAGAACCGTAACAATCATTGGAGGAACGTTTGCGGCAGCTGGCATGATCATAACCTATTGGGCGACATCGATTAATTTTCTATATGTCAGCTATGGTGTTCTCGTGGGGACGGGAGCCGGGTTATCCTTCCCACCTACGGTTTATATCGTGACCTCATATTTCGTCAAGCTTAGAGGTCTAGCTAATGGGCTATGCATATCAGGAAGTGCTCTTGGATCGATCATTCTACCACCAGTTTTGAGGTATTTGTTGGTGACTTTTGGATATCGGGGAGCTTGTCTAATAATGGGAGGAATTACACTCAATGTCTGGATTGCTGCTATATTTTATCAACCTGTAGAGAAGCACATGAAACGGGTGAAGAAAGTAAAAGAGACTGACCAACAAGTTGGAGACGACACAATACTGGAAGAGTCGGAAACGAACGATGAATTGGAAGTGGACCAAACACAAGACCGATCAGCAATCAAACCCAAGTTTATGATATCCGGTGATGATACTCCGGTAGCAACTCCAACCATGGAACACAAATCGCCAGATATTTTTCGATTCAATCCGAAGAACGGCCTTATCGATGGTTTTTCGAGAAGCGTCTCAGCCGCTGCTGTTCCTTACCACAAAGAGGATGTTACCAATCGACAGCGTAAAATAAGTGCCACGATCAAGGAGGATCATCGTAATCTTACGTTCTCAAGTCAACTCAATGATTCCCAAGGCTCGCATTTTCGCTTGCACAGACTTAACTCCATGCGTAGCGGTCAAAGGCTACCGAAACGATCCCCATCGACAAGCAGCTTCCAGTACATCAGCACACCTTATCATGGCAGCACTCTATCCACGCATCAGCCTAAAGAGTTTGCTTCTCACCTATCGCTACGATCGATAGCGGACAGTTTCAAACCGTCCAAGCAAACTGGTGATAAGTCCGATGAGAATTCCGGATGCAAGAAGTATTTCGATCTCTCGCTGCTGACTGATCCTTCATACCTGGTGATTCTGATATCAAACTCCACGAACGCAATTGGATACACAAACTTCATTATTCTGCTACCATCATACGCTCTCTCGCTGGGATTCGACAAGAGTCTTGGGGCGTACCTGTTATCGATTGTATCCACGCTGGACTTGGTCGGACGAATCGGTGGATCCGCTTTGTCCGATACGAATCTGATTCCAAGAACGTGGTACTTCGTTGGCGGTCTATCAGTTTCGGGCCTGGCTCTGGCATTACTCCCTCTGGTCAACTCGTATTCGATGGTTAGTGTGTTCTGCGCGCTATTCGGACTTGCTTCCGGGACGTATGTTGGAATTACAGCCGTACTTATGGCGGATATGCTGGGAACTGAGCGGCTGACTTCATCCTATGGAATTAGTTTATTTGTCAACGGAATACTGCAACTCATTGGGCCTCCAATTTGTGGGGTTATCTTCGAGAACATTGGCAACTATCGGTCTCTTTTCACCGCCCTTGGTTTGATACTTCTCGGTGGTTCGTCACTGTGGGGATTCATGCCGCTGATTCAGAGGAACAAACGACGGAAGGCACAGAAAGCAGCGACACTCCAACAGGAGGCTGAAAAAAGTCTTATCGCGTAA